acacacaccaaaCACCACACAAGTCCCGGACGACTCTCTCACCTGTCGTGTCCGCGGTTCAGTCGGGAGAGGCCGTAACTGGCCAGGAGGTCAGGGGTCGCAGCCACCTGAAAGTGAGGCtgcaaagggagagagagggagaaggatcGTTTTCAGTTGCCAAAGAGTTGTCAAGAGCGTGTAGAAGTAAAATGAAATCGTTTAGTGTTGTCGGATTCCTGGGTTCTGCCCCAATTTCCACAGCCAAATGCATGCAAATACGGAGTGGACCAAAGCCAAACCAAGGGGGGAAAaccattaacaacaacaactcaATGGGCCAGTGAGATGACACTGCAAACGATCAACACAAACCACAGCTGCAAACAGGCGGAGACGAGACGCTGTCTCACCTGCTGCACGTTGGTCCGGTCTCTCAGGGGAGTCTGAACAAGAGCATTGGGCAGGGGGGgggctggaggaggaggaggaggaggaggaggaggaggggcagCTGGGGGCGCTCCAGCTGGTGAGGAAGGGAGTGAGGCCCCTCCCTCAGTCAACACCCCCAGCAGGTTTCTGTGCCTCCTCTCCTCCAGACGCTTGGAGGATCTCTTGTTGTCACTTTTCGCTTCTTTGTGGAAAATAAAGAGACCAAAATCAAAAGAATAAACAAAGCCATGAGAAAGTGTTTTTGTATGTGTGGGTTCATGGAGCTGCctataaaattattataataacttgTGTGCCTGACACTTATCTGAAGGAACTTATAGTACAGCCCATTTACACAGTTGCGGATGCCCCtagtgcattctgggaaaaaTACCTACGCTCAACACTACCCCTGCCTAGCCCTCATCACTTCTCCACACAGCGCTGAATGTGCAGTGCATTGCAACTAAACAAATGTCTAAAATAGTGTACTGGGAACAAACTGAAAATCTAAAACATGAATCACAAATTGCAATCTGGACTGACTGCAAAAAACAATTATGCTGCAGTTGGAAGTGTAAACCCCCCCCGTCCCAAGCTCCCTCTAGTCACCTTGTGCGTATCGGTGCACCTTCTCCATCTCCTGCCGCAGCTGCCCCACACGTTCCCTCAGCTCTTTGGCATCCACTGTGTTACAGCGGTTCATCTGACCCTCGACCGCCGAGAAGAACTTGGCCtgcggggggagggggggttagGAGATCTTCAGCTGTGCCCCACAACACTACAGCTCCCCCCCTGCTAGGATGATGCACGGCCCGGCAGGGTTCGTATAGGTCAAACCTACCGATCCAGTCAGAGGCCCACAAGCAGGAACTGGATCTTCAGCTCAGAAGTCTGtatgtctttctgtctgtctgtctgtctgtctgtctgtccaatAGCACATTTAATTACCTGACTTCTGTGTAAATGTGTTGCTCATAGAGTCTCACACAGAGGAATTTTAAACTAATCCCTTGCAAACGATTTGGGACAGATACTTGAATTTGAATACTAACAGGACAGTCCAGTCAGTCTCACATTTTAACCCACAGTCACTCACGTACAGACAGTGACAGTCAGTCTGTCGCAGGGTCACTTCAGGGTCAGTCAGTGACCCCTGCAGTCAGACAAagcatcagtcagtcagcgtatcagtcagtcagtaccTGTACCTTGATGACCCCACCCAGGCGCCCGCACTCCAGCTCGGCCTGTTTCCTCTTGCGGATGACACGCTCACACAGCTCAGGCTGGCGCTCCATGGTGGAGAACAGCTCAGCCAGTGCCCGCTGTGTGTACGATGCCCCCTGCTGCTCGAACTCCTGGGTGGACAGCAGCTGGCAGAATGACTTCACCATGGGACACTCCCGGTCAAACTCCTCCATGCTCTCCATCAGAGACAGGGACCGTGACAGAGAAGGGGGACCAAGACAGACTGCCTCCTGTGAGAACTAGAGGGAGGGaagcaaacagttcagataTTTCTCTCTTCTACTTTCAACACAATGCACTATTAGAATATGACTACTCTACCACACTTTACTGCCACTCCATACTGTAACTGGACCAGTCTACCATAACTCTACAGTAAATCTATTGCAGCATGatcatctatttattttactacCGCAGCCGACAATAGTAAGTTGACTTGTTGTAAAGCGCTTCGTGATGCCGATCGATTGACACCACCGAGCTGAATCACAAGAACATCGCCAGTCAACATGATTCGTATAAACTTCCGTTTCATTGAATTCTTACATCATGTGTTTCTTACCCACACGACTATTTACATTATAAtgagtaataatatataggatTAATAGCAGccagcacattttcaaaatgatATTAAGGTATTGCACAGAAACAAACGCCCAAATAAGACACTTCTGTCTGTGCGAAAGGTTGCACAGGATGTTGACATCAGAAGACCATAATATCCAAGTTaatcaaagtaaaataatagTATTAAACAACATAATGATACGAGTaatatcagtgtgtcagtgtgtacttACTGTGAATTATTCTACCTacaagtttttaaaataaaataagtcaatACAATTAAACACTGAAACAAATCCCCATCCAGCCGCCTCCGTAAAATCAAATTTAAACCGGAAACACTTGCAGGCCAATCAGAAGGCGGAGGGCACACGTCTCCAGGTCCTGTTCgtgtagtaataataacaaaggtTTGTAAAAATTAGGTTTCTTTCTTATAATATTTTAAGGACGTAGTCTCAATATCACGAATATGTGATTGTTCTTGCATTGTCGCTGGCTTATTTATTTGTAGTGTAATTGTCCATGTtagaacaaaataatacatatattgtttttgaaTATATCGCCCTGTCTTCATGGAGCAGAACGCGCGGTTCCCCGCGTTGCATTGTGGGAAGTGTAGTCGCTATATAATACAGAAGGCTTGTTTGGCTGCTCTAGTAGTTTTGGAGACACatggttgttgtgtgtgtttagcccGGGCAGAGACTGAGACGAAGTGCGGGATCCAGGGGGAAAAGCACACAACTTCATGCTCTGAAGCAAACTTGCATGTAAGCAGTATCTTTGAGTTTTGATCCGAGAGTGTCGCTTAAAAAGAGTAAGAAAATTCGTTCACTTAACTTTGGATTTCATGCAGTTGAGTCTAAAAGAGATTATACTATAGTAATATGGAGTTGTAATACTAGTACTAATGgtaataatgtatgtattgcaTGACTTTACTGGCGGTTTCGTGTCCAAATGTTATTCAATCCACAGAATCCGGGGATCTGCATCGTTGTGTCGACTTACGTGATTTAAACTGTACAATGTATGAGTAAAGCAGCTGTGTTTGGTACGACTGTAGCGGCTGTAACGCCTTATTTCCATCgattaaaatacaacaaaacgAAGAGAGGGGGAGCTGGGTGCTGGGGTGAAGTGCGGGGTAAGTGAAGGCAAAGCAGGGAGCGAGTGCACAGGCAGGCACGGCGGCTCTTCCTTCTCTCTCCAAAGTTGGTCATTCAGTCGCGGGGGGTGCGGGTCCTCCCGGAGTAGGAAGagcgactgtgtgtgtgtctgtacgtgtacGTGTACGTGTACGTGTACGCACGCTCTCCCACACTCCACACACGCACCTTTAGTGTATATGGtggggtttgtttttgttaatctTGGCTCTGCTGCTAGCTGATGAATGATACATATTGTTGTTTGAATGAGCAAACCTACAGAACCATGACTACCATTTCAAAACCTTGTGGTTGTgttgtgttctttattttttaatatttcagttaATAGCCTCCCACTAacctagtagtagtagtaaagcaGTGGTAGTACTTGGAAGATCTAGGAGTAGTGGTGTTGGAGGGAGTAGCACCCCCTTACCGACCCCTTATGTTGTGCTTCCTTGCACAGTGACCATGGATGCCGGAGTAGGGGGGCGCACGCAGGGCTGTCCTCTGAAGCCTGACCTGACCTCCCGCAGCTCGGACTCCTCCGCCTTCTCCCAGCGGGCCAAACTGGGGGGGCCGGCAAGGGGCAGTGGGGGTGGTGCTGTGGCGTCTGCGGGGGCAGCCTTGGGTTCGAGTGGTGCGTTCCCATGCGAAGACTGTGGGCGGGCATTCCCAGTGCTGGCGCAGCTCCTGGGCCACCAGCAGAGGGCGCACGGCCTGAGCAAGCCCCACCGCTGCTGCACGTGTGGCCGCCGCTTCGCCCTGCTCTCCAGCCTGCAGGTGCACCAGAGGGTCCACTGGGGTGCTCTGGACTGCCAGATCTGCGGGGAGAGCTTCCCCAGCGCCCCCAGCCTGGCCGCCCACCTGCTGCTGCTCCACGCCAACCCCGAGGACCCCCAGAATCTGCCTGCGGAGAGCCGGCGAGCAGGGAGAGCCAGGCTGGCCCAGGGAGTGCGGCCCCGGCTCCAGCCCCCACGGAGGGAGAGGCGCTACAGGCCGGGGGGGGAGCGGCTGTCTGGGCCCCAGTGGCGGCACACGGACGAGGGGCCCTATGCCTGCGCACGCTGTGGCCAGGCTTTCTCAGAGaaggctgtgctgctgtggcACCAGCAGGCCGGGTGCGGAGCAGGGGGGCGGCGGCAGAGGAAGAGGACAGTGAATCCCGAATCGGAGGCGGTGACCGAGACGGTCGCCCCGACAATGTCAACACCGCAGGCCACTCCCTCCCCTATTGCCCTGCCCCCGCCGCCACCCGACTCTTCCCCACTCCACGGCAGTGCCTCGGTGTCTCCTTCCGCTGCTGCTGTCGCATTCCTTCCCCCTCCTCTCACACCCgctccttctctttctcctcCTGCAGCTCCCACACCCCACCAAGCCCCAGCCACCGGCTTCCATCAGTGCAGCTGCTGCCCCAAGCAGTTCAAGACCAGCTCTGGCCTGTCTTCCCACCTGCGCCAGTCTCACGCCCCGGTACCCAAGAAGGAAAAGGAGAGGAAGACGTCAGGGTATTGGCTGTTGCAAGAGGTGGGAGAGAGGGGTACTTACCCCTGCCGGTCCTGCCCCCAGGTTTTCTATACCCCCTCCAGCCTCTCACGACACAAGTGCAGGGAGCTGGGCAGTAAGAGGGCTGCTAGCAAGAAGGAGAGGGTGTTGTCCAAAGTGCAGCCACAGAGGGAGGGTCTGTACAGTTGCCAACATTGCCAAGGGGCCTTTGCGTCGTCCCGTGGGCTCAGGGAGCACGTGACACTGAGACATGGCGTGGTCcggagtgagggagagggaaagagggaggatGGGAAAGCAAGCAAGACCTGTGCCCAGTGCCCCAAGGGGTTTAGAAACCCCTTAAGCATCTTCCAGCACAGGACGAGGGAGTGCCGGCAACAGTTGGGGCTCTGCAAGGAAGAGGTGTTGGAGACGAAAAAAGAGGAGAAGGAGGTGCAGGAGCAGAGGACCGCGAAGCCTGAGAGGACCACAAAGACCTGTGCAACAACAAAACGCTTCCCCTGCCGCTCTTGTGACCAGGTGTTCCAGCACGCGTCCGCTCTGTACCAGCACCGTGAGCAGCACCAGCGGAAAAGGGGGAAAAGTGTGTCCA
This sequence is a window from Amia ocellicauda isolate fAmiCal2 chromosome 17, fAmiCal2.hap1, whole genome shotgun sequence. Protein-coding genes within it:
- the LOC136713166 gene encoding formin-like protein 3 isoform X1: MESMEEFDRECPMVKSFCQLLSTQEFEQQGASYTQRALAELFSTMERQPELCERVIRKRKQAELECGRLGGVIKVQAKFFSAVEGQMNRCNTVDAKELRERVGQLRQEMEKVHRYAQEAKSDNKRSSKRLEERRHRNLLGVLTEGGASLPSSPAGAPPAAPPPPPPPPPPPAPPLPNALVQTPLRDRTNVQQPHFQVAATPDLLASYGLSRLNRGHDSWADSHSPCVSVPPLNIQQELLACDPLSRLKATGIVRSPGGTPVATPSRRRPIRGQDSSPASAFNTALLSKFRNAQSPCPPGPDSPRCSYSDSDSEGSGFATPNCSPSPS
- the LOC136712289 gene encoding replication initiator 1 isoform X1 encodes the protein MTMDAGVGGRTQGCPLKPDLTSRSSDSSAFSQRAKLGGPARGSGGGAVASAGAALGSSGAFPCEDCGRAFPVLAQLLGHQQRAHGLSKPHRCCTCGRRFALLSSLQVHQRVHWGALDCQICGESFPSAPSLAAHLLLLHANPEDPQNLPAESRRAGRARLAQGVRPRLQPPRRERRYRPGGERLSGPQWRHTDEGPYACARCGQAFSEKAVLLWHQQAGCGAGGRRQRKRTVNPESEAVTETVAPTMSTPQATPSPIALPPPPPDSSPLHGSASVSPSAAAVAFLPPPLTPAPSLSPPAAPTPHQAPATGFHQCSCCPKQFKTSSGLSSHLRQSHAPVPKKEKERKTSGYWLLQEVGERGTYPCRSCPQVFYTPSSLSRHKCRELGSKRAASKKERVLSKVQPQREGLYSCQHCQGAFASSRGLREHVTLRHGVVRSEGEGKREDGKASKTCAQCPKGFRNPLSIFQHRTRECRQQLGLCKEEVLETKKEEKEVQEQRTAKPERTTKTCATTKRFPCRSCDQVFQHASALYQHREQHQRKRGKSVSSRAEKRVKEGKRRKEEEVEVAVAKKRKSFPCFYCSKTFLHPASRYTHSRVHHPQQQERAKQCWEARTCLTCRTPFSNRSLLLQHCTIGGCKPRVQLPGVEDQLFACDLCPKAYRHLPNLYMHRKIHLNPPKKSGIRRGEGEEVKGKKGEEETLNEEKWGSEETKAEEEKEEKEEIHLLLSQRSSEQSPAPAQEPHRLGKGSGGRGGLLLCSVCSLGVGVSRGMPRRPRLQREEEEEKKRREERGFGAGCVDRRRLFHCLVCRRTFCMLGVFLKHCEKHLSQRRGHQVNSGSETESCDSMDDVYKDLDEDI
- the LOC136712289 gene encoding replication initiator 1 isoform X2; this translates as MDAGVGGRTQGCPLKPDLTSRSSDSSAFSQRAKLGGPARGSGGGAVASAGAALGSSGAFPCEDCGRAFPVLAQLLGHQQRAHGLSKPHRCCTCGRRFALLSSLQVHQRVHWGALDCQICGESFPSAPSLAAHLLLLHANPEDPQNLPAESRRAGRARLAQGVRPRLQPPRRERRYRPGGERLSGPQWRHTDEGPYACARCGQAFSEKAVLLWHQQAGCGAGGRRQRKRTVNPESEAVTETVAPTMSTPQATPSPIALPPPPPDSSPLHGSASVSPSAAAVAFLPPPLTPAPSLSPPAAPTPHQAPATGFHQCSCCPKQFKTSSGLSSHLRQSHAPVPKKEKERKTSGYWLLQEVGERGTYPCRSCPQVFYTPSSLSRHKCRELGSKRAASKKERVLSKVQPQREGLYSCQHCQGAFASSRGLREHVTLRHGVVRSEGEGKREDGKASKTCAQCPKGFRNPLSIFQHRTRECRQQLGLCKEEVLETKKEEKEVQEQRTAKPERTTKTCATTKRFPCRSCDQVFQHASALYQHREQHQRKRGKSVSSRAEKRVKEGKRRKEEEVEVAVAKKRKSFPCFYCSKTFLHPASRYTHSRVHHPQQQERAKQCWEARTCLTCRTPFSNRSLLLQHCTIGGCKPRVQLPGVEDQLFACDLCPKAYRHLPNLYMHRKIHLNPPKKSGIRRGEGEEVKGKKGEEETLNEEKWGSEETKAEEEKEEKEEIHLLLSQRSSEQSPAPAQEPHRLGKGSGGRGGLLLCSVCSLGVGVSRGMPRRPRLQREEEEEKKRREERGFGAGCVDRRRLFHCLVCRRTFCMLGVFLKHCEKHLSQRRGHQVNSGSETESCDSMDDVYKDLDEDI
- the LOC136713166 gene encoding formin-like protein 3 isoform X2 — encoded protein: MESMEEFDRECPMVKSFCQLLSTQEFEQQGASYTQRALAELFSTMERQPELCERVIRKRKQAELECGRLGGVIKAKFFSAVEGQMNRCNTVDAKELRERVGQLRQEMEKVHRYAQEAKSDNKRSSKRLEERRHRNLLGVLTEGGASLPSSPAGAPPAAPPPPPPPPPPPAPPLPNALVQTPLRDRTNVQQPHFQVAATPDLLASYGLSRLNRGHDSWADSHSPCVSVPPLNIQQELLACDPLSRLKATGIVRSPGGTPVATPSRRRPIRGQDSSPASAFNTALLSKFRNAQSPCPPGPDSPRCSYSDSDSEGSGFATPNCSPSPS